In Nymphaea colorata isolate Beijing-Zhang1983 chromosome 13, ASM883128v2, whole genome shotgun sequence, one DNA window encodes the following:
- the LOC126410677 gene encoding WAT1-related protein At1g68170-like, which produces MSKRYPHPYSSSAPLDLFAAIQSTCVAAITDWDPCAWELRWDVNLLTIIYTGILVSGLVVALISWAIQMRGPLFVSAFNPLSLVTVAFFGSMFLDEALHLGSVVGAGLIILGLYTVLWGKGKEVKELIQLQAHRSAAEATKLDSDGLHSTGAGIGANQVPKHSIKEDQIDSVQL; this is translated from the exons ATGAGCAAGAGATATCCGCACCCTTACTCGAGCTCAGCCCCCTTGGACCTGTTTGCAGCCATTCAATCTACATGTGTTGCCGCTATCACAGATTGGGATCCATGTGCATGGGAGCTTCGTTGGGATGTCAACCTTTTGACGATCATCTATACG GGCATACTGGTATCAGGCTTGGTTGTGGCTCTCATTTCATGGGCTATTCAGATGAGAGGACCACTGTTTGTCTCAGCTTTCAACCCCTTGTCCCTTGTCACTGTTGCCTTTTTTGGGTCCATGTTTCTTGATGAGGCTCTTCATCTAGGAAG TGTGGTTGGTGCTGGATTGATCATCTTGGGACTGTACACTGTGCTGTGGGGCAAAGGGAAAGAGGTGAAGGAACTTATCCAGCTTCAGGCACACAGATCTGCTGCAGAGGCAACTAAACTGGATTCAGATGGTTTGCACTCGACAGGTGCAGGCATTGGTGCGAATCAAGTGCCAAAGCACAGCATAAAAGAAGATCAGATAGACAGTGTTCAGTTGTAG